From one Chloroflexota bacterium genomic stretch:
- a CDS encoding M23 family metallopeptidase, with protein sequence MSDTTPPASRRPDFARLVLDVLGASLQRYAIHLALLLVALSAIWLARSNVMGRVPGEINVEAIAALASVNAAPTEAASPATDGVAAVAALTVGESTELTRQTDIHTNIPTRPRTDIITYTVVSGDTLFGIADKFGLKPETLVWGNPILKDDPHLLRPDQVLRVPPTNGVLRDVQPGDKLETLAKFFGVAVDDIVNWPGNDLDPDTPTLKEGQLLMVPGGRREFVQFVVPQIKRATRRALSGGSDPGPGQCAGGYTGGNIGSGYFIWPANNHYLSGNDYWSGHLGIDIAAGLGDPIYAADSGVVVFAGLSFWGYGNMVVIDHGNGWNTLYAHLSQWNVSCGQSVLQGNLLGLAGSTGNSSGPHLHFEMSYQGSRPNPKNYLPSP encoded by the coding sequence ATGTCTGATACTACGCCTCCGGCCTCGCGCCGCCCCGATTTTGCCCGCCTGGTGCTCGACGTTTTAGGCGCCAGCCTCCAACGTTATGCTATTCATCTCGCCCTTCTGCTCGTCGCTCTGAGCGCAATCTGGCTGGCACGTTCCAATGTGATGGGACGTGTGCCGGGCGAAATCAATGTGGAAGCCATTGCGGCCCTGGCCAGTGTGAACGCCGCCCCAACAGAGGCGGCCTCACCGGCGACGGACGGGGTCGCCGCCGTGGCCGCCCTCACCGTCGGCGAGTCCACCGAGCTCACTCGCCAGACCGACATTCACACCAACATCCCCACCCGCCCCCGCACCGACATCATCACTTACACCGTTGTCTCGGGCGACACGCTGTTCGGCATCGCCGACAAGTTTGGCCTGAAGCCGGAGACGCTGGTGTGGGGCAACCCGATTCTGAAAGACGACCCGCACCTCCTGCGGCCCGATCAAGTTTTGCGCGTCCCGCCGACCAATGGCGTTTTGCGCGACGTGCAACCGGGCGACAAGCTGGAGACATTGGCCAAGTTTTTTGGCGTGGCAGTGGACGACATTGTGAACTGGCCGGGCAACGATCTTGATCCCGACACGCCGACACTGAAAGAAGGACAGTTGTTAATGGTGCCGGGCGGCAGGCGCGAGTTTGTGCAGTTTGTGGTGCCGCAAATCAAGCGCGCGACGCGGCGCGCGCTCTCTGGCGGGAGCGACCCTGGGCCGGGGCAGTGCGCGGGCGGCTACACCGGCGGCAATATTGGCTCTGGTTACTTCATCTGGCCGGCCAACAATCATTATTTGTCAGGCAACGACTACTGGTCGGGGCATTTGGGTATTGACATTGCCGCTGGGCTGGGCGACCCGATCTATGCCGCTGACAGCGGGGTGGTGGTCTTCGCCGGGTTAAGCTTTTGGGGCTATGGCAACATGGTTGTTATCGATCACGGCAACGGCTGGAACACGCTCTATGCCCACCTTTCGCAGTGGAACGTGTCGTGCGGGCAGAGTGTTCTGCAAGGCAACCTTCTTGGGTTAGCCGGGAGCACCGGCAACTCCAGCGGCCCGCATCTGCACTTTGAAATGAGCTATCAAGGCTCCCGCCCCAACCCCAAGAATTATCTGCCGTCGCCCTGA
- a CDS encoding response regulator: MPIQPDTVLVVDDDLESLDLIAKQVLEPSGYQVTTFTDGTAALQRAAQLAPTLMIISLSLQGFSGKDLLTALRAQNFESPIIVIAPRGGETQALAAFRLGARDYLVRPLREAEIVNAVDRIIGEGRLKRERAQLEAQLKQANAELEGRVKELVTLSSVGKAVISLNDIGALFARLVDGAMQLTGAEMAWLALADEPGGQLILYAAKNVPGNPKLRGPWDDGLSSLVMQSGEALNITGAGMAQFRIAQIARSALVMPIKARDQAVGVLTVAHKSAKVFDNRLVTLLNAVADYASIAVVNVRLFQALEARARSLQQANEELRQAEKTRSLKTRQEVQQKVAGALREPIRQARTYMDVSMAEGYDKLTGRQRDNVKQIADKLALIEQLIEGITVTP, encoded by the coding sequence ATGCCAATCCAGCCTGATACAGTTCTGGTGGTGGATGATGACCTGGAGAGTCTTGATCTGATTGCCAAGCAGGTGCTGGAACCGTCCGGTTATCAGGTGACGACATTTACCGACGGGACAGCGGCGCTGCAGCGGGCGGCGCAACTTGCGCCGACGTTGATGATCATCAGCCTCAGCCTGCAAGGGTTTTCCGGCAAAGACCTGCTCACCGCCCTCCGCGCCCAGAACTTCGAATCGCCCATCATCGTCATCGCCCCGCGCGGCGGCGAAACGCAGGCCCTGGCCGCCTTCCGGCTCGGCGCACGCGATTATCTGGTGCGGCCTCTGCGCGAGGCCGAGATCGTCAACGCCGTGGATCGCATCATTGGCGAAGGGCGGCTCAAGCGCGAACGGGCGCAACTCGAAGCGCAACTCAAACAGGCCAACGCCGAACTTGAAGGCCGGGTCAAAGAACTGGTGACGCTTTCCAGTGTGGGCAAGGCCGTGATCAGCTTGAACGATATTGGGGCGTTGTTTGCCCGGCTGGTGGACGGCGCGATGCAACTGACCGGGGCCGAGATGGCCTGGCTGGCTCTGGCCGACGAGCCGGGTGGGCAGTTGATTCTATATGCGGCCAAGAACGTGCCCGGCAATCCCAAACTTCGCGGGCCGTGGGACGACGGCCTGTCGTCGCTGGTCATGCAATCCGGTGAAGCCCTGAACATCACCGGGGCCGGAATGGCTCAATTCCGCATTGCCCAAATCGCCAGGTCGGCGTTGGTGATGCCGATCAAGGCCCGTGACCAGGCAGTGGGCGTGCTCACCGTGGCGCACAAGTCGGCCAAAGTGTTCGACAATCGTCTGGTCACCTTGCTCAACGCCGTGGCCGATTACGCTTCCATCGCCGTCGTCAACGTGCGGCTCTTTCAGGCCCTTGAGGCCCGCGCCCGTTCGCTGCAACAAGCCAACGAAGAATTGCGCCAGGCGGAGAAGACGCGAAGCCTGAAGACGCGACAGGAAGTTCAACAAAAAGTGGCGGGCGCCCTGCGCGAACCGATCCGGCAGGCCAGAACTTATATGGATGTCTCAATGGCCGAAGGCTACGACAAACTCACGGGCCGCCAGCGCGACAACGTCAAGCAAATCGCCGACAAACTGGCCCTCATTGAACAATTGATTGAGGGCATCACCGTGACGCCGTAG
- a CDS encoding HAD family hydrolase encodes MLQGAIFDLGSTLISNEYNNNWSKLRPRMIADLTADLQAQGLALGREVFAEAFARIFADFDVQRQTHFKEITSDYILRTTLNELNIPSDGLDVPRALAAYFAFSESLWTPMPGVHEALAELASARRGLKLAIVSNAADEANVQRLIDNHSLRSYFDPIVVSAAVGVRKPNPRIFAPVLEAWQIPPGEMVVIGDTLGADTLGAKHAGMKSVWVTMEADTPYNEAHRHTIIPDAVASSLAELPDILERI; translated from the coding sequence ATGCTTCAGGGCGCAATTTTCGATCTTGGCTCAACCCTCATCTCCAACGAATACAACAACAACTGGTCAAAGCTCCGGCCCCGGATGATCGCCGACCTGACAGCCGATTTGCAGGCGCAGGGGTTGGCGCTAGGCCGCGAAGTTTTCGCCGAAGCCTTCGCCCGCATCTTTGCCGACTTCGACGTTCAGCGACAGACTCACTTCAAAGAGATCACGTCCGATTACATTTTGCGGACGACGTTGAACGAGCTAAACATCCCCTCCGACGGCCTGGACGTGCCTCGCGCCCTGGCCGCCTATTTCGCTTTCAGCGAGTCGCTGTGGACGCCGATGCCGGGCGTGCACGAGGCGCTGGCTGAACTGGCGTCAGCCCGGCGCGGTCTCAAGCTGGCTATCGTTTCCAACGCCGCCGACGAAGCCAATGTTCAACGCCTGATTGACAACCACAGCCTTCGATCTTATTTTGATCCTATCGTCGTCTCGGCGGCGGTGGGCGTTCGCAAACCCAACCCTCGCATTTTCGCGCCGGTGCTTGAAGCCTGGCAGATTCCGCCGGGCGAGATGGTGGTGATTGGCGACACCCTGGGCGCAGACACCCTGGGCGCAAAACACGCCGGGATGAAAAGCGTGTGGGTGACGATGGAAGCCGACACGCCCTACAACGAAGCCCATCGCCACACCATCATTCCCGACGCAGTGGCAAGCTCTCTAGCCGAACTGCCCGACATACTTGAAAGAATATAG
- a CDS encoding acetyl-CoA C-acyltransferase — MREAVIISTVRTPIGRHGGILKSVRPDDMAALVVAEVLRRGNVNPALVEEVYLGCANQAGEDNRNVARMATLLAGLPVDVAAVTFNRLCASGLAAVNAAARAIKAGEGEVYVAGGVESMTRAPYSVPKTETPFAFGNLTAWDTTLGWRFPNPKLKEMYGNDSMGETAENVAELESYKHITREQQDAFALESHRRAVAAIESGKFAEEIVPVPAPQPKGEPTLVSRDEHPRPDTSMESLARLKPAFRKNGTVTAGNSSGLNDGAAAVLIMSDVKAKALGLRPLARIVASAAAGVEPRAMGLGPVPATQKALSRAGLTINDIGLIELNEAFAVQALAVMQSASFRHEITNVNGGAIAIGHPLGCSGARLICTMAHEMKRRAPNEKRPYYGLATLCVGVGQGEATIIEWLE; from the coding sequence ATGCGCGAAGCCGTCATCATCTCCACCGTCCGCACACCCATTGGCCGCCACGGCGGCATCCTCAAATCCGTCCGCCCGGACGACATGGCCGCGCTCGTCGTCGCCGAAGTGCTCAGGCGCGGCAACGTCAATCCGGCTCTCGTCGAAGAAGTTTATCTGGGTTGCGCCAACCAGGCCGGGGAAGACAACCGCAATGTGGCCCGCATGGCGACTCTGCTGGCGGGGCTTCCGGTGGACGTGGCCGCCGTCACGTTTAATCGGCTGTGCGCCTCCGGGCTGGCCGCCGTCAACGCCGCCGCCCGCGCCATCAAGGCCGGCGAGGGTGAGGTCTACGTGGCCGGCGGCGTGGAGAGCATGACCCGCGCGCCCTACTCCGTCCCCAAAACCGAAACGCCCTTTGCCTTCGGCAACCTCACCGCCTGGGACACAACGCTCGGCTGGCGCTTCCCCAACCCGAAGCTGAAAGAAATGTATGGCAACGACTCGATGGGCGAGACCGCTGAGAACGTGGCTGAACTTGAGTCGTATAAACATATCACTCGTGAACAGCAGGACGCCTTTGCGCTGGAGAGTCACCGCCGGGCGGTGGCCGCAATTGAAAGCGGCAAGTTCGCCGAAGAGATTGTGCCAGTGCCTGCACCACAACCGAAGGGCGAGCCGACTCTGGTGAGCCGCGACGAACACCCTCGGCCCGACACTTCAATGGAATCGCTGGCCCGGCTCAAACCAGCCTTCCGCAAAAACGGCACGGTGACTGCCGGTAATTCATCAGGCCTCAACGACGGCGCGGCGGCGGTGCTGATCATGTCGGACGTGAAAGCGAAAGCGTTGGGCCTCAGGCCGCTGGCCCGCATCGTGGCCTCGGCGGCGGCGGGCGTAGAACCGCGCGCGATGGGCCTCGGCCCTGTCCCGGCCACTCAAAAGGCGTTAAGCAGAGCCGGTCTCACGATCAACGACATCGGCCTCATCGAACTGAACGAGGCCTTTGCCGTGCAGGCGCTGGCCGTCATGCAGTCCGCCAGCTTCCGCCACGAGATCACCAACGTCAACGGCGGCGCAATTGCCATCGGCCATCCGCTGGGTTGCTCCGGTGCGCGCCTGATTTGCACGATGGCGCACGAGATGAAGCGCCGCGCCCCGAACGAGAAGCGGCCTTACTACGGCCTGGCGACGTTGTGCGTGGGCGTGGGGCAGGGCGAAGCCACGATCATTGAATGGCTTGAGTAA
- a CDS encoding peptidoglycan DD-metalloendopeptidase family protein — protein MSNALSPQNVSRLPKRLTSLLSTGRFGGHALLLAVAVGVIWLGRGDILNLVPASVDVGGLAAIRNVASAADPAPPTVAASNGVAVSDDITRLTELHTYIPDRPRLEIITYIVEASDTILGIGEKFGLKPETIVFGNPILNDNPHFLEPGQTLRIAPMDGIIRDVVAGDTIGGLAKAYGVTPEDIVNWPANNLNPDAPQITAGQVLFVPGGARRLIQFPTNTVNQPAAGGGSSGGGSNLPPPPKGPLVLRSGAGQCAGGYSGVVGSGGFVWPADNHYLSGYDFNGIHPGIDISADFGATVYAADSGIVVFAGRSEWGYGNTIIIDHGNNWHTLYGHLSQWFVNCGQGVYQGNAIGASGNTGRSAGAHLHFEVYYGNAQTNPWNYLPPP, from the coding sequence GTGAGCAACGCCCTCTCTCCTCAAAACGTCAGCCGCCTGCCGAAGCGCCTCACCAGTTTGCTAAGCACCGGGCGCTTCGGCGGCCATGCGCTTTTGCTGGCGGTGGCCGTGGGGGTGATCTGGTTGGGGCGCGGGGATATTTTGAACCTCGTGCCGGCCAGCGTTGATGTTGGCGGGCTGGCCGCCATCCGCAACGTGGCTTCTGCCGCCGACCCGGCTCCGCCAACCGTGGCGGCCTCCAACGGGGTCGCCGTCTCCGACGACATCACCCGCCTCACCGAACTCCACACCTACATTCCCGACCGCCCGCGTTTGGAGATCATCACCTACATCGTCGAAGCGAGCGACACGATTCTTGGCATTGGCGAGAAGTTCGGCCTCAAGCCGGAGACGATTGTTTTCGGCAACCCCATTCTCAACGACAACCCGCACTTTTTAGAGCCGGGGCAAACCCTTCGCATCGCGCCGATGGACGGCATCATTCGCGACGTGGTGGCCGGCGACACGATTGGCGGCCTGGCCAAAGCTTACGGCGTCACACCCGAAGACATCGTCAACTGGCCGGCCAACAACCTCAACCCTGATGCGCCACAAATCACCGCCGGACAGGTGTTGTTCGTGCCCGGCGGCGCGCGTAGGCTGATCCAGTTTCCGACGAACACCGTTAATCAACCGGCGGCGGGCGGCGGGTCGTCGGGCGGCGGCAGTAATTTGCCGCCGCCGCCCAAAGGGCCGCTGGTGTTGAGGTCGGGCGCGGGACAATGCGCCGGCGGCTACAGCGGGGTGGTGGGCAGTGGCGGCTTCGTCTGGCCGGCAGACAATCACTATTTATCGGGCTACGACTTCAACGGCATTCACCCCGGCATTGATATTTCTGCCGACTTCGGGGCAACGGTGTACGCCGCCGACAGCGGTATTGTGGTTTTTGCGGGCCGGAGCGAGTGGGGCTACGGCAACACGATCATCATTGATCACGGCAACAACTGGCACACGCTTTACGGCCATCTCTCGCAGTGGTTTGTGAATTGCGGGCAGGGCGTGTATCAAGGGAATGCCATTGGCGCTTCGGGCAACACCGGGCGCTCGGCCGGGGCGCATTTGCACTTTGAGGTGTACTACGGCAACGCGCAAACCAACCCCTGGAATTATTTGCCGCCGCCTTAG
- a CDS encoding dienelactone hydrolase family protein, giving the protein MHSLSLLHRIRLPKTSLPAPAIVMVHGWLGDENSMWAFDRVLPLNAVTVTPRGPFEAGEGYGWTAVRGDGDTFDEGLSALYEFVTRLPEVYPVDPSRIVLMGFSQGAAMCYALTLASPTVAAATAALAGFLPDSARQWIIPGRLNGKPIFIAHGLNDTTVPVEEAVRAREALTLAGANVSHHEDAVGHKLSAQSMRDLKAWLEKVLS; this is encoded by the coding sequence ATGCATTCCCTCAGCCTCCTCCACCGCATCCGCCTGCCAAAAACATCCTTGCCTGCTCCAGCTATCGTCATGGTTCACGGCTGGTTGGGCGACGAAAATTCGATGTGGGCGTTCGACAGAGTCTTGCCGCTCAACGCGGTGACCGTCACGCCGCGCGGGCCGTTCGAGGCCGGCGAGGGTTACGGCTGGACGGCGGTTCGCGGCGACGGCGACACTTTCGACGAAGGTTTGTCTGCGTTGTACGAGTTCGTAACTCGCTTGCCCGAAGTCTATCCGGTGGATCCGAGTCGAATTGTGTTGATGGGATTCAGCCAGGGGGCGGCGATGTGTTATGCGTTGACGTTGGCTTCCCCAACAGTGGCGGCGGCCACTGCCGCCCTGGCCGGGTTCCTGCCCGACTCAGCCCGTCAGTGGATCATCCCCGGTCGCCTGAATGGCAAGCCGATCTTCATCGCTCACGGTCTCAACGACACCACCGTTCCCGTCGAAGAAGCAGTGCGTGCCCGCGAGGCGCTGACTCTGGCTGGCGCGAACGTGAGCCATCACGAAGATGCCGTCGGTCACAAACTCAGTGCTCAAAGCATGCGCGACCTGAAGGCGTGGTTGGAAAAGGTTCTCTCATGA
- a CDS encoding PD40 domain-containing protein translates to MSADYEHNTVEQTAISPEAEGQTPASKNDRLWLIAGCVVLICLGILFLLSLGLFASTLTTNALQARQATRVAQTQFVPTATALAQINATATAQAQWPLIASDKFDSNENDWSTSNTDGDYGKINQVITNGKYRWEVEIQQASTWRGVPSDVSEVSDFYVTAEMQQFSGPENINYGIIFRRTDGNNFYYFGINNAGVSTFALLYKNEWTSIINWADVSVTQPGKVNKITISAEGSHFTFYVNDRYIGEVNDDRLSKGRMGFMIEVYQPSTVVFEFDDFELRAPLVSSQLAPAATAASAIIEKSSKWPVILYDAFDTNLNDWQIGQSDNEYVKQSLAVSDGKYYWKATAHQDVYWWIAPDVVSLSDFRLTVDAERVEGIENAQYGVIFRKTDGSNFYYFGIIDTGKFALLRRYENEWTTLIDWTDSPVIHPGEVNQIRVVVEGSHFIFFINDYFVSETTDDNLSKGKAGLAMSLNNDGDEATFRFDNFDLRAPAAAATENPVTVGTVAPTSALAPTLSLDSNEHIVFVRASDIYLFTGDRLRLERLNTNKFSNTSPAWSPDGKQIAFSARSFDAQFDIYALKLDGSGELTKLTISSGSDYSPAWSPDGKYIAFVSDRDSNYEIYVMNADGSAPTRITKNTDVDDEPTWSPDSAHIAFTVGDSNRKIYIMNADGSDVSPLMQNSANDDANPDWSPDGSKIAFTSNRDGNYEIYIVNINGTGFTRVTNNLANDTDPAWSPDGKYIAFVSDRDGNKEIYIMNADGTNLTQLTNSPADDLEPAWRP, encoded by the coding sequence ATGTCTGCAGATTATGAGCACAACACGGTAGAGCAAACAGCCATCAGCCCAGAGGCAGAAGGCCAAACTCCGGCCTCAAAGAATGATAGGCTCTGGCTGATCGCAGGATGTGTAGTGTTAATCTGCCTCGGCATACTTTTCCTCTTATCGCTGGGCCTGTTTGCTTCCACGCTAACTACAAATGCTCTTCAGGCACGACAGGCTACAAGAGTTGCCCAAACTCAGTTTGTGCCAACAGCCACCGCGCTGGCTCAGATCAATGCCACTGCCACCGCTCAAGCTCAATGGCCCCTTATTGCTTCCGACAAATTTGATTCAAATGAAAATGACTGGTCCACCAGCAACACCGACGGCGACTATGGAAAAATCAATCAAGTTATCACCAACGGCAAGTATCGATGGGAGGTAGAAATACAACAGGCATCTACCTGGAGAGGAGTGCCCAGCGATGTCAGCGAAGTCTCCGATTTTTATGTTACTGCTGAAATGCAGCAATTCAGCGGGCCAGAGAACATTAACTACGGCATCATTTTTCGTCGCACTGACGGCAACAACTTCTATTATTTCGGTATTAACAATGCCGGCGTGTCTACGTTCGCATTGTTATACAAAAATGAATGGACATCTATCATTAATTGGGCGGATGTTTCTGTTACCCAACCTGGCAAAGTGAACAAGATTACTATCAGCGCCGAAGGGTCTCATTTCACATTCTACGTCAACGACCGATATATTGGCGAAGTCAATGATGATAGACTATCCAAAGGCAGAATGGGTTTTATGATCGAGGTATATCAGCCCTCAACTGTCGTATTTGAGTTCGATGATTTCGAACTTCGCGCGCCTCTAGTCAGTTCACAACTTGCGCCAGCGGCGACTGCCGCCAGCGCCATTATCGAGAAAAGCTCAAAGTGGCCCGTTATTTTGTACGACGCTTTCGACACAAATTTGAATGACTGGCAAATAGGGCAATCCGATAACGAGTACGTGAAACAGAGTTTGGCTGTATCCGATGGCAAATATTACTGGAAAGCAACTGCTCATCAAGATGTCTATTGGTGGATCGCGCCTGATGTTGTTTCACTTTCCGATTTCCGTCTAACAGTTGATGCTGAAAGGGTAGAGGGAATAGAAAATGCTCAGTACGGGGTAATCTTTCGAAAAACTGACGGCAGCAATTTTTATTACTTCGGGATCATTGATACTGGAAAATTCGCTCTTTTGCGCCGATATGAAAATGAGTGGACAACCTTGATTGACTGGACCGATTCTCCTGTTATCCATCCTGGCGAAGTAAATCAGATTCGAGTTGTTGTAGAAGGATCACATTTCATTTTCTTCATCAACGATTACTTCGTTAGCGAAACAACAGATGATAATTTGAGTAAGGGCAAGGCGGGTTTGGCAATGTCCCTCAACAATGATGGCGATGAGGCAACATTCCGATTTGACAATTTTGATTTACGTGCACCGGCTGCCGCAGCAACAGAAAATCCAGTAACGGTTGGCACAGTTGCGCCAACTAGTGCACTGGCGCCTACATTGTCACTTGACTCTAACGAGCATATCGTTTTTGTTAGAGCTAGCGACATCTATTTGTTTACCGGCGACAGATTGCGGCTTGAGAGGCTGAACACCAATAAGTTTTCCAATACCAGCCCTGCCTGGTCGCCTGATGGCAAACAGATAGCTTTTTCGGCTAGAAGTTTTGATGCGCAATTTGATATTTACGCCCTAAAACTGGATGGCTCAGGTGAACTAACAAAATTAACGATCAGTTCCGGTAGTGACTATAGCCCAGCGTGGTCGCCTGATGGCAAATACATTGCCTTTGTCTCTGATCGAGATAGCAATTACGAAATCTATGTAATGAATGCCGATGGCTCGGCACCAACGCGAATCACGAAGAACACTGATGTTGACGATGAGCCTACATGGTCGCCCGATAGCGCTCATATTGCATTCACAGTTGGCGATAGCAATCGCAAAATTTACATCATGAATGCAGACGGCTCCGATGTCAGCCCTTTAATGCAAAATAGTGCCAATGATGATGCCAATCCTGATTGGTCTCCTGACGGCAGTAAAATTGCTTTCACATCCAACCGCGACGGCAATTACGAAATCTATATTGTCAATATCAACGGCACAGGGTTTACACGGGTGACTAACAATCTGGCGAATGACACTGACCCAGCTTGGTCTCCGGACGGTAAATATATTGCGTTTGTATCTGACCGCGACGGCAACAAAGAGATTTATATCATGAATGCTGATGGCACTAATCTAACTCAGCTAACCAACAGCCCTGCAGACGATCTCGAGCCTGCCTGGCGACCCTGA
- a CDS encoding glycosyltransferase family 2 protein → MPVFNEAPTIADVVARVRAVPLEHEIVLVNDASSDGTHAIVDSLAGPDLKVLHHPINHGKGAAIRTGLLAASGNVVVIQDADLEYDPNDFPRLLTPIAAGLADVVYGVRPLGSQRAIMRFGNHFVTFVTNLMYGAALKDMETCYKMMRREIALGLDLECRRFDVEAEISAKLLRAGHTIHELPIQYTARYENKKLSPADGFPALRALWKYRNWKPK, encoded by the coding sequence ATGCCCGTCTTCAACGAAGCGCCCACCATTGCCGACGTGGTGGCGCGGGTGCGCGCCGTGCCGCTGGAGCACGAGATTGTGCTGGTGAACGACGCCTCTTCCGACGGCACCCACGCCATTGTAGACTCGCTGGCCGGGCCTGACCTGAAAGTGCTCCATCACCCGATCAATCATGGCAAAGGCGCGGCCATTCGCACCGGTCTTCTGGCCGCCAGCGGCAATGTAGTGGTGATCCAGGATGCTGATCTTGAGTACGACCCGAACGACTTTCCCCGCCTGCTGACGCCGATTGCCGCCGGGCTGGCCGACGTTGTTTATGGGGTGCGGCCTCTGGGCAGTCAGCGGGCCATCATGCGCTTTGGCAATCACTTTGTCACCTTCGTGACCAACCTGATGTACGGCGCAGCCTTGAAAGACATGGAAACCTGTTACAAGATGATGCGCCGCGAGATCGCCCTCGGCCTCGACCTGGAGTGCCGCCGCTTTGACGTGGAGGCCGAGATCAGCGCCAAGCTGCTGCGCGCCGGCCACACCATCCACGAACTGCCCATTCAATACACCGCCCGCTACGAAAACAAAAAGCTCTCGCCCGCCGATGGCTTTCCTGCTTTGCGGGCGCTGTGGAAGTATCGCAACTGGAAACCAAAATGA
- a CDS encoding MBL fold metallo-hydrolase — MPDFRPITPHIWRLNLEWDFKIPFVPPIPVAVWLVKDGDEWTLIDAGTPLHESAIINAVAHFLKTAAPARVALTHAHYDHGGAMSAIVKRWNIPIWAHTAEADFVTGAQEYRNIVSGSLIFNLAKSMLGQRVWRLPVARALQEGETFGGLEVIHVPGHTPGMAAFHHRADRAIICGDTFMNMGGRLTEPFSMATPEPEEARRSIKKLAALDFDVLLPSHDTSQHGVPAETARQLAARL; from the coding sequence ATGCCCGACTTTCGACCTATCACCCCTCACATCTGGCGGCTCAACCTGGAATGGGATTTCAAGATTCCGTTCGTCCCGCCGATTCCGGTGGCCGTCTGGCTGGTCAAGGACGGCGACGAATGGACGCTGATTGACGCCGGGACGCCCCTTCATGAGTCGGCAATTATTAACGCCGTTGCCCATTTTCTAAAGACGGCGGCCCCGGCCCGAGTCGCCCTGACCCACGCACACTACGATCATGGCGGGGCGATGTCGGCCATCGTCAAACGCTGGAACATCCCCATTTGGGCGCACACCGCCGAAGCCGATTTTGTCACCGGCGCGCAGGAGTATCGAAACATCGTCTCCGGCAGTTTAATTTTCAATTTGGCGAAGTCTATGCTCGGCCAGCGCGTCTGGCGTTTGCCGGTGGCTCGCGCTTTGCAGGAAGGTGAAACATTCGGCGGCCTGGAAGTCATTCACGTTCCGGGCCACACGCCGGGCATGGCGGCGTTTCACCATCGCGCCGACCGGGCCATCATCTGCGGCGACACGTTCATGAACATGGGCGGCAGATTGACCGAGCCGTTTAGCATGGCTACCCCCGAACCAGAGGAAGCCCGGCGTTCGATCAAGAAGCTGGCCGCTCTCGATTTTGACGTGCTGTTGCCTTCTCACGATACATCACAACACGGCGTCCCGGCAGAAACGGCGCGACAGTTGGCAGCGCGCTTGTAG